From one Peredibacter starrii genomic stretch:
- a CDS encoding sugar MFS transporter — protein MQKKALTSLTVLFFMMGFITCLNDILVPYLKEIFDLDYTQAAMVQFCFFGAYGLTSIPASKIIEKLGYQTGMVLGFAVTAIGCLLFYPAVSYHTYELFLIALFVLASGIVLLQVAANPYVSVIGPKETASSRLTMVQAFNSFGTFLAPFFGAYFILSKIENTSNAEGVKYPYLFIALVLVVIAFLLSRLHLPKIDEGESNGAKWRNVLKEPGLILGAIGIFTYVGAEVAIGSFLVNYIMDMSKMNEAQAASLVAYYWGCAMVGRFIGIYTLKKFSPGKVLSVHSMLAIAFILISINSRGNVAIYSMVLVGLCNSIMFPTIFTLGIKGLGPGEEHKGSGLLATAILGGAIIPVVTGMMADEFGLRMALILPALCYGYIAILGLRNR, from the coding sequence ATGCAAAAGAAGGCTTTGACCTCGCTTACTGTTCTATTTTTCATGATGGGATTCATCACTTGTTTAAATGACATCCTGGTTCCCTACCTGAAAGAAATCTTCGACCTCGATTACACACAAGCGGCGATGGTTCAGTTCTGTTTCTTCGGCGCCTACGGTCTCACTTCAATCCCGGCCAGTAAGATCATTGAAAAACTGGGTTATCAAACAGGAATGGTTCTTGGTTTTGCTGTCACCGCCATTGGTTGTCTTCTTTTCTACCCAGCGGTTTCTTATCATACTTACGAGTTGTTCCTGATTGCTCTATTCGTATTGGCCTCAGGAATTGTTCTTCTACAAGTTGCGGCCAACCCATACGTTTCAGTTATTGGGCCAAAAGAAACTGCATCATCTCGTCTGACGATGGTTCAGGCCTTCAATTCATTCGGAACTTTCCTTGCTCCATTCTTTGGCGCTTATTTCATTCTTTCGAAAATCGAGAACACTTCGAACGCTGAAGGTGTTAAATACCCTTACCTCTTCATCGCTCTGGTTCTCGTTGTTATCGCTTTCCTTCTTTCACGTCTTCACCTTCCAAAAATCGATGAGGGTGAAAGTAATGGTGCGAAGTGGAGAAACGTACTTAAAGAACCTGGACTTATTCTTGGTGCGATCGGTATCTTCACTTATGTAGGTGCAGAAGTTGCGATCGGCTCATTCCTGGTAAACTACATCATGGACATGAGTAAGATGAATGAGGCCCAAGCTGCAAGCCTGGTTGCATACTACTGGGGTTGTGCGATGGTTGGCCGATTTATCGGAATCTACACTCTGAAAAAGTTCTCTCCAGGAAAAGTTCTGAGCGTGCACTCAATGCTCGCGATTGCTTTTATCCTGATCTCAATTAACTCTCGCGGCAATGTTGCGATCTACAGCATGGTGCTTGTGGGACTTTGTAATTCGATTATGTTCCCGACCATCTTCACTCTTGGAATTAAGGGTCTGGGCCCGGGTGAAGAGCACAAAGGTTCAGGTCTACTTGCTACGGCGATTTTAGGTGGAGCGATTATTCCGGTGGTAACAGGAATGATGGCGGATGAATTTGGCCTACGTATGGCGCTTATTCTACCAGCACTTTGTTACGGTTATATTGCGATCCTGGGACTCAGAAACCGCTAA
- a CDS encoding ATP-binding protein, with product MQAQSLRKIIKIRLWNEVAIRNRITPITHIILCVLSYFICHQMHAANKLTALPYLLITVSWALRALAFKKFPPDDVPSDEARLAYYLCSMGIGLGWGLMFVCVHHFYGLLSVHSLFLLMQLAGQCSGGVATFSASPKGYIFFLFPITLTPVIDFFFFSEGEALILGALFVFFTIFYLYQIKISHQYLKDSISNEISNALERDKFKGLINAVPGFVSFIDKNLVYQAINDFGKNFYQEGSIVGKTVGFLHPESEFVRFVQSFMLSSKETAISELKIEFNGEPKTFVVSIKKILEPIGGAVIVSVPMDELVEARKNLRAQEAQSHYTAKLVSLGEMAAGIAHEINNPLAIIQGSSDQIEKIASRSETEVTRLLEYNSKIQKTVGRISRIIKSLKGLARNGENDPFLPFEFQHILEPCIEISRQRFRDENVELEIVPYDSSIRIVGQEIQLSQVLMNLMNNAFDAALAGPNRRWVKIELTQNEEYFDIKVQDSGNGVPREIRDKIMEPFFTTKPINKGTGLGLSISKNIMIQHQGTLLLDENSPFTTFVMRIKR from the coding sequence ATGCAGGCGCAATCTTTAAGGAAAATCATCAAAATCAGACTTTGGAACGAAGTCGCTATCCGTAATCGAATAACACCGATTACGCACATTATTTTGTGCGTCCTTAGTTATTTCATCTGTCACCAAATGCATGCGGCCAATAAGCTTACTGCTCTTCCCTATTTATTGATCACTGTTTCCTGGGCATTGCGTGCACTCGCATTCAAAAAATTTCCTCCTGATGATGTGCCTTCAGATGAAGCACGACTCGCTTACTACCTTTGTTCAATGGGAATTGGTCTTGGATGGGGTTTGATGTTCGTCTGCGTTCATCACTTTTATGGGCTTCTGTCCGTTCACTCATTATTTCTTCTTATGCAGCTTGCAGGACAGTGCTCAGGTGGAGTCGCAACATTTTCTGCTTCACCCAAGGGTTACATTTTCTTTTTATTTCCTATCACCCTTACCCCTGTGATTGATTTTTTTTTCTTCAGTGAGGGAGAGGCCTTAATTCTTGGTGCGCTCTTTGTTTTTTTTACGATTTTCTATCTCTATCAAATCAAAATTTCTCATCAGTATTTGAAAGACTCCATCTCCAATGAAATTTCGAATGCTCTTGAGAGAGATAAATTCAAAGGCCTCATCAATGCAGTCCCTGGATTTGTAAGTTTCATTGATAAAAATCTCGTCTATCAGGCAATCAACGACTTCGGAAAAAACTTTTATCAGGAAGGAAGTATCGTCGGAAAAACGGTGGGCTTTCTTCATCCAGAATCAGAGTTTGTGCGTTTTGTTCAGTCATTCATGCTGAGTTCAAAAGAGACCGCCATCTCGGAACTTAAAATTGAATTCAACGGCGAACCAAAGACTTTTGTCGTGAGTATTAAAAAGATTCTGGAGCCCATCGGTGGGGCCGTCATTGTTTCGGTACCAATGGATGAACTTGTTGAAGCGAGAAAAAATCTTCGTGCTCAAGAAGCGCAATCTCACTATACGGCAAAACTTGTCTCCCTTGGAGAAATGGCCGCAGGTATCGCTCACGAAATCAATAATCCACTCGCTATCATTCAGGGGTCTTCTGATCAGATCGAAAAGATTGCCTCTCGTTCAGAGACCGAGGTCACTCGCCTCCTTGAATATAACAGCAAGATTCAAAAAACCGTGGGCCGCATTTCTCGCATTATTAAAAGTCTCAAGGGACTTGCAAGAAATGGAGAGAACGATCCATTTCTCCCATTCGAATTTCAACACATCCTCGAGCCATGTATTGAAATCTCAAGACAACGTTTTCGTGATGAGAATGTTGAACTTGAAATTGTCCCTTATGATTCATCTATCAGAATCGTGGGCCAGGAAATTCAGCTCTCACAGGTTCTGATGAATCTTATGAACAATGCTTTTGATGCTGCTCTTGCGGGTCCAAATCGCCGCTGGGTGAAAATTGAACTGACCCAGAACGAAGAATACTTCGACATCAAAGTGCAGGATTCCGGAAATGGGGTTCCTCGAGAGATTCGCGACAAAATCATGGAACCATTTTTCACCACCAAGCCCATTAATAAAGGGACCGGTCTGGGCCTTAGCATTTCTAAAAACATCATGATCCAACATCAAGGAACCCTTCTTCTGGATGAGAACTCTCCTTTCACGACCTTCGTCATGCGCATAAAACGCTAA
- a CDS encoding gluzincin family metallopeptidase translates to MKNSIILLFLMLLPTLTFAGLIDDPLLKNWNVVMKGSKGGNTIESFERKIYTPYSRYTVAQITNTELHFEGPKTPDAVREFLSKEFKLVGLQEKSIEGAHRFEGYRQDINRQVVVFVSFNKSKIKVSSGFFRPTYGRVVALEVELLHRKYHKLTGSVSHSPVFKLLNPFINEAYAQTDCTKCAGNPMCLLLCRSGNTGTGGNSGLLSGLDLSGIQNELSNANTQLTAINANVGAVNTNLSGVNANWGNTNIQIGNANTNWANTNTQIGNLNGTINTQIGNFNNNHADTNTQLAEANKNIANLTNVADKRAGEALQESQAWRAMTEKESQEWRALAKEQTDRGLAVAEKMADPNHLFKMATYSAAGAVLGASVANLAISGVTTAVSFLYKWATGELKEMKQNELLREFSLAMKVYEDSSKISKGLELSIDSALANMALHKKFQLENSEVLANIQKYILETEFQIEDAKKNRCVEELIPLNQKLVEFHSLAKILDMADPQKKMCLDLKELFRKLAQVEGVLQNARPNLLKAEEALNWQIARDQNDGAEILEDIRKGKLSKEVKNTQDKQREELYERNKKDTEELTKDVVEDCRDSFRVFDHDIKKADLKKYCESLLTDKAAPTPEGLVKALPQLNDKQRQQIMREFKKKYVQLGIDKVAAYEKQRKELFSDFEKESARHHEEISNLKDRVQMDPRIALNEMKAINEFVEKLMKEQAYIYSDGMRVKKAQFEEACQSLSE, encoded by the coding sequence ATGAAAAACTCAATTATCCTGTTGTTTTTAATGCTTCTCCCGACGCTGACTTTTGCTGGTCTCATCGATGATCCCTTGTTGAAGAACTGGAATGTGGTCATGAAGGGCTCAAAAGGTGGGAATACTATTGAGAGCTTTGAGCGCAAAATCTACACCCCTTACTCTCGTTATACCGTTGCTCAGATTACAAATACTGAACTTCATTTTGAAGGACCCAAGACTCCGGATGCAGTTCGTGAGTTCCTTTCAAAAGAATTTAAGCTCGTGGGTCTTCAAGAAAAGAGCATTGAAGGTGCCCATCGTTTTGAAGGATATCGCCAGGACATCAACCGTCAGGTGGTAGTGTTTGTGTCTTTCAATAAATCAAAGATCAAAGTTTCATCGGGCTTCTTCCGTCCAACTTATGGCCGTGTAGTGGCCCTGGAAGTGGAACTCCTTCACCGAAAATATCATAAGCTCACGGGATCAGTGTCTCACTCCCCTGTCTTTAAACTTCTAAATCCTTTTATTAATGAGGCCTACGCCCAAACCGATTGTACCAAGTGCGCAGGGAATCCAATGTGTCTTCTTCTCTGTCGTTCAGGTAATACTGGCACAGGAGGAAACTCTGGTCTTCTTTCTGGTCTGGATTTAAGTGGAATTCAAAACGAGCTCAGTAACGCCAACACTCAACTCACGGCCATTAACGCTAACGTCGGTGCAGTTAATACAAATCTCTCTGGAGTAAACGCCAACTGGGGCAATACCAACATTCAAATTGGTAATGCTAATACCAATTGGGCCAACACCAATACGCAAATCGGAAACCTAAACGGCACGATCAATACTCAGATCGGTAACTTTAATAACAATCACGCAGACACCAATACTCAACTGGCCGAGGCCAATAAAAATATCGCCAATCTCACCAATGTCGCTGACAAGCGAGCCGGTGAGGCCCTGCAGGAATCACAGGCCTGGAGAGCAATGACGGAAAAAGAATCTCAGGAATGGCGAGCTCTCGCAAAAGAGCAAACTGACCGAGGTCTGGCAGTCGCCGAGAAGATGGCCGATCCAAACCACCTTTTCAAAATGGCCACGTACAGTGCGGCCGGTGCTGTTCTGGGTGCCAGTGTCGCCAACCTTGCAATTAGTGGTGTGACCACTGCCGTTTCCTTTCTTTATAAATGGGCAACTGGTGAGTTAAAAGAAATGAAACAGAACGAACTCTTACGCGAGTTTTCTTTGGCGATGAAAGTTTATGAAGACAGTTCAAAAATTTCAAAAGGCCTGGAGTTAAGTATTGATTCGGCCTTGGCGAACATGGCCCTTCATAAAAAGTTCCAACTTGAGAACTCCGAAGTGCTCGCGAATATTCAAAAGTATATTCTCGAAACAGAATTTCAAATTGAAGACGCAAAGAAGAACCGCTGTGTGGAAGAACTTATTCCTCTTAACCAGAAGCTCGTTGAATTTCACAGTTTGGCGAAGATCCTGGACATGGCCGATCCACAGAAGAAAATGTGTCTCGACTTAAAAGAGTTGTTCAGAAAACTCGCCCAGGTGGAAGGTGTGCTACAAAACGCTCGCCCTAACCTTCTAAAAGCAGAAGAGGCCCTAAACTGGCAAATTGCCCGCGACCAAAACGATGGCGCTGAGATTCTGGAAGACATTCGTAAGGGCAAACTTTCAAAAGAAGTTAAGAATACCCAAGACAAACAACGTGAAGAGCTTTACGAGCGTAACAAAAAAGACACCGAGGAACTCACTAAAGATGTCGTGGAAGATTGCCGCGATTCATTCCGCGTGTTTGATCATGACATTAAGAAAGCAGATCTTAAAAAGTATTGTGAATCGCTTCTAACTGATAAGGCCGCACCGACTCCAGAAGGTCTGGTCAAGGCCCTGCCTCAGCTGAACGATAAGCAGAGACAACAAATCATGCGTGAGTTTAAGAAGAAGTATGTTCAGTTAGGAATTGATAAAGTCGCTGCTTACGAAAAACAGCGTAAGGAATTGTTCTCTGATTTTGAAAAAGAATCTGCCCGTCACCACGAAGAAATCTCAAATTTAAAAGACCGTGTTCAGATGGATCCAAGAATCGCCCTGAATGAAATGAAGGCCATTAATGAGTTCGTTGAAAAACTCATGAAAGAGCAGGCCTACATTTATTCAGATGGAATGCGTGTGAAGAAGGCCCAGTTTGAAGAGGCCTGTCAGTCCCTATCGGAATGA
- the ilvA gene encoding threonine ammonia-lyase → MKIDFKEFKEAYKTLGKIIHPTPLIYNEWLSKQYGCEIFLKLENMLPIGSFKMRGATNKISSLTAKEKKQGVLAVSAGNHAQGVAWAAARFGVKATIIMPEGSPLTKIRNTETLGAKVILAGASIEDSFAYAQELMKKTPMAFVHPYEDPKVIAGQGTVAFELLEQIPDMDYIFSSIGGGGLVSGMGQVLKGSKSKTKVIAGQATGCSAMVDSLNSGKIKQIDKAETFADGIRVKRVSPDMYKLLKEVVTSTHSVDDEKLAWAILQLMEKARVIAEGAGALPLALFDQLHKKDPKKFKNKKVVLVICGGNIDVNLLERIIDRGLIESNRKVRIAVPIADRPGLLHQLTGIIKNVGANVLQVVHDRDSVNTGISGTNVIFTLETKGKEHLEQLLKEMKKDFPQCQII, encoded by the coding sequence ATGAAGATTGACTTTAAAGAGTTTAAAGAAGCTTATAAAACGTTGGGTAAAATCATTCATCCAACACCGTTGATCTATAACGAGTGGCTTTCAAAGCAATACGGTTGCGAGATCTTCTTAAAGCTTGAGAACATGCTTCCCATCGGTTCTTTCAAGATGAGAGGAGCGACAAATAAAATTTCTTCTCTGACTGCTAAAGAAAAAAAGCAAGGTGTGCTGGCAGTGAGTGCAGGTAACCACGCTCAAGGTGTGGCATGGGCCGCAGCTCGGTTTGGTGTGAAAGCAACAATCATTATGCCGGAAGGGTCTCCTCTGACAAAAATCAGAAACACGGAAACTCTTGGTGCGAAAGTGATTCTTGCCGGAGCAAGTATTGAGGACTCTTTTGCTTACGCTCAGGAGCTGATGAAGAAGACTCCCATGGCCTTTGTTCACCCATATGAGGATCCAAAAGTAATTGCGGGCCAGGGAACTGTGGCCTTTGAACTTTTAGAGCAAATTCCTGATATGGATTATATTTTCTCGTCAATTGGTGGCGGTGGTCTGGTTTCAGGCATGGGGCAGGTACTTAAAGGCAGTAAGTCGAAAACGAAAGTGATCGCAGGCCAGGCAACTGGTTGTAGCGCTATGGTGGACTCACTTAATTCGGGAAAAATTAAGCAGATCGATAAGGCCGAAACCTTCGCAGATGGCATTCGCGTGAAGAGAGTTTCACCGGACATGTATAAACTTTTAAAAGAAGTTGTTACTTCTACTCACTCAGTTGATGATGAGAAGCTAGCGTGGGCGATTCTTCAATTAATGGAGAAGGCACGAGTGATTGCAGAAGGCGCAGGGGCGCTTCCTCTGGCGCTCTTTGATCAGCTTCATAAAAAAGATCCGAAGAAATTTAAAAACAAAAAAGTGGTGCTCGTTATTTGCGGCGGTAATATCGATGTGAATCTTCTTGAGAGAATTATTGATCGGGGTCTGATTGAATCAAATCGTAAGGTTCGAATTGCAGTTCCGATTGCAGACAGACCGGGACTTCTGCACCAGCTTACCGGCATTATCAAAAATGTGGGAGCGAACGTGCTTCAAGTGGTCCATGACCGAGATTCGGTGAATACCGGGATTTCGGGAACTAACGTGATTTTCACTCTTGAGACCAAAGGGAAGGAGCATCTGGAACAACTTCTGAAAGAAATGAAGAAAGATTTCCCTCAGTGCCAGATCATTTAA
- a CDS encoding LON peptidase substrate-binding domain-containing protein, with protein sequence MDNKVFLFPLTNSVLFKKVTLPYHIFEPRYRQMIKDSLAMQIPIAIVPFHPSNQYRGEICVAGLPHILSTYPDGRMDIYITGSVKCRLTDFEAEDPYKIYYYKIMEEDISIDDTFDIELESLRTLLERWAIHFLPDPVQRESFSNTLEDPELLVNYCAVFLVDDWNVKKLVMEADDLKEKIRVLLQVIGPKEISLGPFMPILRF encoded by the coding sequence ATGGACAACAAAGTTTTTCTCTTCCCACTCACGAATTCCGTACTGTTTAAGAAGGTTACTCTTCCATATCATATCTTTGAGCCTCGCTACCGCCAGATGATTAAAGACTCGCTGGCCATGCAAATCCCAATCGCAATTGTGCCGTTTCATCCTTCGAATCAATACCGTGGGGAAATTTGCGTCGCGGGATTACCGCATATTCTTTCTACCTATCCGGATGGCCGAATGGACATCTACATCACAGGTTCAGTGAAGTGCCGATTAACTGACTTTGAAGCGGAAGACCCTTACAAGATTTACTATTACAAAATCATGGAAGAGGACATCTCGATTGATGATACCTTTGATATCGAGCTCGAAAGTTTAAGAACTCTTCTTGAACGTTGGGCAATTCATTTCTTGCCGGATCCGGTACAAAGAGAAAGCTTCTCAAATACGTTGGAAGATCCCGAGCTGCTCGTTAATTACTGTGCTGTATTTCTGGTTGATGACTGGAATGTGAAGAAGCTAGTGATGGAGGCGGATGATTTAAAAGAGAAGATCAGAGTTCTCTTGCAGGTGATCGGCCCAAAAGAAATTTCCCTTGGGCCTTTCATGCCTATTCTAAGATTCTAA
- a CDS encoding COX15/CtaA family protein codes for MKGFQRLIFFSILGTYLVILAGAVVRGTGSGLGCPDWPHCFGQWVPPMDISELPANYKEVYKIAGKTIADFDPFKTWTEYINRLLGVILGILIVALFGQSFRVKNYERNLPWFCGGLLLLILVQGGVGALVVSTHLKPFIITIHMFLALVLLFGLLYLRKYCEDLQNTAIVQKIDRRALFITRILVASTFVQVLMGTQVRQQVDHFMRDTMEASAETIINFLGPTFYIHRTFSLVIIGLFIYLLAYFQRQRFQRGAFFLTLMAFFCVLGNVFTGVALNYFGFPANAQPPHLFFGVMSLGLLYSLSLNLRGTLLDD; via the coding sequence ATGAAAGGCTTTCAACGACTCATCTTTTTTTCCATCCTTGGAACGTACCTAGTTATTCTCGCCGGCGCGGTCGTCCGCGGCACCGGTTCTGGCCTAGGCTGCCCTGACTGGCCTCATTGTTTTGGACAATGGGTTCCGCCAATGGATATTTCTGAACTGCCTGCTAATTATAAAGAAGTTTACAAAATTGCGGGAAAAACCATCGCAGATTTTGATCCGTTCAAGACCTGGACCGAATATATCAACCGTTTACTCGGTGTTATTCTCGGCATTTTGATCGTTGCCCTGTTTGGCCAATCCTTCCGAGTTAAAAATTACGAAAGGAATTTACCATGGTTCTGCGGTGGACTTCTGCTGCTTATCTTGGTTCAAGGTGGCGTGGGTGCTTTAGTGGTTTCAACTCACTTAAAGCCATTTATCATTACGATCCATATGTTCCTGGCCTTGGTCCTTCTTTTTGGACTTCTCTACCTTAGAAAGTATTGTGAGGATCTTCAAAATACGGCCATTGTTCAAAAGATCGATCGTCGCGCTTTATTCATCACGCGTATTCTCGTTGCTTCGACATTTGTCCAAGTCCTCATGGGAACCCAGGTGCGCCAGCAAGTGGATCACTTCATGCGTGATACGATGGAAGCTTCAGCTGAAACCATCATCAATTTCCTTGGGCCAACGTTTTATATTCACAGAACGTTTTCTCTCGTGATCATTGGGCTATTCATTTATCTCTTGGCCTATTTCCAAAGACAGCGCTTCCAACGTGGGGCCTTCTTTTTGACTCTGATGGCATTCTTCTGTGTACTCGGAAACGTGTTCACAGGTGTGGCGCTGAACTACTTTGGCTTTCCGGCCAATGCTCAGCCACCTCATTTGTTTTTTGGGGTAATGTCTCTAGGGTTACTTTACAGTCTGTCCCTCAATCTTAGAGGGACCCTTCTGGACGACTAA
- a CDS encoding manganese efflux pump MntP, protein MITLEILLLGLALAIDAAVVTFAIGLLQVHHSKPERLKRGLLVTAAFGIFQFLMLWAGSFAGYLFTFSSYGYLFQFVVATIFFLIAFKFVQESLNEEDRELEWGLMPIILLGFATSIDALVSGVSFGTLPHPYMAALTVGIVTFLVCGLFYLISQFFQKIPDKWLLRFAGLIFIILGVEIVLAIFYKRA, encoded by the coding sequence ATGATTACACTTGAGATACTGCTCCTGGGGCTGGCTTTGGCAATTGATGCTGCGGTGGTGACCTTTGCCATTGGTCTTCTGCAGGTTCATCATTCAAAACCAGAGAGACTAAAACGCGGACTTTTAGTGACCGCGGCCTTTGGCATTTTTCAGTTCCTCATGCTTTGGGCCGGCAGTTTTGCGGGCTATCTGTTCACCTTTTCAAGTTATGGTTATCTTTTCCAATTTGTCGTTGCGACGATCTTCTTCCTGATCGCTTTTAAATTTGTTCAGGAGAGTTTGAACGAAGAGGACCGCGAATTAGAGTGGGGCCTCATGCCCATTATTCTTTTAGGTTTTGCAACTTCAATTGATGCTCTGGTTTCTGGAGTTAGTTTCGGAACACTTCCGCATCCATACATGGCCGCACTCACAGTTGGAATTGTGACTTTTCTTGTGTGTGGATTGTTTTATCTAATCTCACAATTTTTTCAAAAAATTCCGGACAAATGGTTACTCCGTTTTGCAGGACTTATTTTTATTATTCTAGGAGTGGAAATCGTTCTGGCGATTTTCTATAAGAGGGCCTAA
- a CDS encoding dicarboxylate/amino acid:cation symporter, translating to MKSTSKLTYKILIGMILGIALGSVINYFSFTGWIQEFFIGGVIEIGGRIFLASLKLLVVPMVFVSLVTGAGSMDDIKKLGRLGSRTFFLYVATTALAISLALLCAYLVGPGEGFVISSPVDFASKESPPLIDVISNIFPSNPIQSMANGDMLQIIVFALLFGLGTSLSGASGKRVLSIFTDLNEIIMKMVMLLIELAPYGVFCLLTKVFASQGFGAILPMAKYFFVVLFVLILHLTVVYGSILKILGKLNPLKFFKKFSEVMIFAFSTASSNATIPVNLEVTEKKLGVHNSVASFTVPLGATINMDGTAIMQGVATVFVAQVYNIDLGFQQYMMVILTATLASIGTAGVPGVGLVMLAMVFKQVGLPVEGIGLIIGVDRLLDMVRTAVNVTGDAVVSCVVAKAENQLDEEVYYS from the coding sequence ATGAAATCCACGTCAAAACTGACGTATAAAATTTTAATTGGCATGATTCTAGGGATCGCCCTGGGAAGCGTGATCAACTACTTCTCTTTCACAGGATGGATCCAAGAATTCTTTATTGGTGGAGTCATTGAAATCGGAGGAAGAATCTTCCTCGCATCTTTGAAGCTTCTGGTAGTACCTATGGTTTTTGTTTCCCTGGTGACCGGCGCGGGATCTATGGATGACATCAAAAAACTTGGTCGCCTGGGTTCAAGGACCTTTTTCCTTTATGTCGCTACTACTGCCCTCGCTATTTCTTTGGCCTTGCTCTGCGCTTATTTAGTAGGACCAGGAGAGGGTTTTGTGATTTCCTCACCAGTGGACTTTGCCTCAAAAGAATCACCTCCTCTCATAGATGTGATCTCAAATATTTTTCCTTCAAATCCCATCCAGTCCATGGCCAATGGGGACATGTTACAGATTATTGTTTTCGCCCTTCTTTTCGGTCTAGGGACTTCCCTTTCGGGAGCGTCAGGAAAAAGAGTCCTCTCAATCTTCACCGATTTGAATGAAATCATTATGAAGATGGTGATGCTCCTGATTGAACTCGCCCCATATGGTGTTTTCTGTCTATTAACCAAGGTCTTTGCGTCCCAGGGTTTCGGGGCCATTCTTCCAATGGCAAAATACTTTTTTGTCGTGCTTTTTGTTCTCATCCTTCATTTGACAGTCGTTTATGGATCTATCTTGAAAATACTAGGAAAGTTAAATCCTCTTAAGTTCTTTAAGAAGTTTAGTGAGGTGATGATTTTCGCTTTTTCAACAGCAAGTTCTAATGCCACCATTCCAGTGAACTTGGAAGTGACTGAGAAAAAACTTGGGGTTCATAACTCTGTCGCTTCATTCACAGTTCCGTTGGGTGCAACCATCAATATGGATGGAACGGCCATCATGCAAGGTGTGGCAACGGTATTCGTGGCACAGGTTTACAATATCGATTTAGGCTTTCAGCAATATATGATGGTCATTCTTACAGCGACTCTAGCATCAATTGGAACTGCCGGTGTACCAGGTGTTGGCCTTGTCATGCTCGCCATGGTGTTTAAGCAGGTCGGTCTTCCTGTAGAAGGAATCGGACTTATCATTGGGGTAGATCGTTTACTAGATATGGTAAGGACGGCGGTGAATGTGACTGGTGATGCGGTCGTTAGTTGTGTCGTTGCGAAGGCCGAGAATCAGTTAGATGAGGAAGTGTACTATTCTTAA
- a CDS encoding TrmH family RNA methyltransferase produces the protein MNKRQYMQKSFERQRLLNRVMAKPGPFPYVLILDHLKVDFNIGKIIRSAEAFGAHAVDVVGTSFFDPMPAKGCMKRVPWNMRKTFHESYEHWAAQGYTFFGFDVDAPKSLHEITLPDKSAFILGHEGFGFTFKKENYPAIQPIKIPQFGLVESLNVSVAASVVMYEYARSRNFSRPEGSL, from the coding sequence ATGAATAAGCGTCAGTACATGCAAAAAAGTTTCGAGCGTCAGCGTCTTTTGAATAGAGTCATGGCAAAGCCAGGACCCTTTCCCTATGTTTTAATTCTGGACCATCTAAAAGTGGATTTTAACATTGGGAAAATCATCCGTTCTGCTGAGGCATTTGGAGCCCATGCGGTCGATGTGGTAGGGACTTCATTTTTTGACCCTATGCCCGCCAAAGGTTGCATGAAACGTGTGCCATGGAACATGCGAAAAACCTTCCATGAAAGTTATGAACACTGGGCCGCTCAAGGTTATACATTTTTTGGTTTTGATGTAGACGCTCCGAAGTCTCTTCACGAGATCACATTGCCTGATAAATCGGCCTTCATTTTAGGTCACGAGGGATTTGGTTTTACTTTTAAGAAAGAAAATTATCCGGCGATTCAGCCAATTAAAATTCCGCAATTTGGACTTGTTGAAAGCCTCAACGTTTCAGTGGCAGCATCAGTTGTGATGTATGAATACGCTCGCAGCCGAAACTTTAGTCGTCCAGAAGGGTCCCTCTAA